A single Leptolyngbya ohadii IS1 DNA region contains:
- the patD gene encoding heterocyst frequency control protein PatD, which translates to MLTDRYRQPFQVLQASIDRLTQLIGTGELTVAEVEAAQQVFQEQVLPLDLEDLEPTIASRLQAIQTEISKQFRLLSTDVVFLKAARQSATATQRQGQIRERLGLLSGYCGVVLGREGE; encoded by the coding sequence ATGTTAACCGATCGCTATCGTCAACCCTTTCAAGTTTTGCAAGCCTCGATCGATCGGCTGACGCAGCTCATCGGTACGGGAGAACTCACCGTCGCTGAAGTTGAAGCTGCCCAGCAGGTTTTTCAGGAACAGGTTTTACCGCTGGACTTGGAGGATTTGGAACCGACGATCGCCTCCAGGCTTCAGGCGATCCAGACGGAGATCAGCAAGCAGTTTCGCCTACTTTCCACGGATGTCGTGTTTCTCAAGGCAGCTCGGCAGTCGGCAACGGCAACTCAGCGACAGGGGCAAATTCGGGAGCGGCTGGGGTTGTTGAGCGGGTATTGTGGGGTGGTTTTGGGGAGAGAGGGGGAGTAG
- a CDS encoding GAF domain-containing protein, giving the protein MGEASSESVELALRKPALSKTDDGSSASAGVRRGMGSLKEPSSYEKQLVALGRTVQSLREEKTVDGLIKIALEYFQAEFDYSLVWIGLYDRSEHRLIGKGGHLPKADAAVLKQKITLEPGDLLEQVVIQQRPIAVADLRQESRAGVWRSIAQKAGIQGTAIFPVRHQNQCLGVVILGAVLWGTSPHAEEKTRLSMVLGGLGEALFQIETEAQRRQAKRPDEPLLLLLSKLGSLPTLTKRLEAIVAETHRFVAPDRTNIYWYKREQRYFWRRTGNRVLTPGESADTKIAVQDINGFYQSLAADQLICIGEATSSFKADGTTRFMQQLQAQSIIAAPIRFQGELHGFLTVEGADPRIWLEEEKNYVRGIAQLIALAAPLEEMEETIQQVKQDHLLTVELSRALYSEEDWRNTLRSCAEQVCQRLKVERFLVLLHSGSPNEGREQFDICFQYQPKSRRPIPDPLMSLSPVDWQMLERSSEAIGIENLEDDLKLMSWRKSFLDLEVRSLLICNSAIGKPLEGLVLVAHESTRSWSHAERELLRVISQQIGLLLHQFQLQRQTDQLQKNVQTVQWGLTTMQQATDLEALEQATMEQVAQLLQVPLAALISWQPGRTMAKLSTAVVAKPGFRVATELPIPIYTDLLIQSALQNDGLLTLPIEDIPPETRQWLNGPEIEKLLVLTLRTAPDHEPSAIVLIGTESTARPWTESQLTALGTLMTQFGWCRRYLILTQTLLGQRQQLTCLNWYKVRRLEEVYRILNIALRRLNELSQSKDGTTGMRYQQTLRHLGNTLTSLTPVLKNERWQINQDYESIPLASLLKRSLERVNPIVKQRQLWSQVHNEASLSIEGDIAKIEFVLYEILSAACHRSPAGGRLDVWCRQVEDQWLELSITDHGAIEQRLLEELETGRLVDLLAPSTLDQPPGLHLYACQTLMQQLGGECKLYRLEDNRILSRLLIPIAICIPGTQINRSDGMSTFF; this is encoded by the coding sequence ATGGGGGAAGCATCCAGCGAATCGGTAGAATTGGCATTACGTAAACCTGCCTTGAGCAAGACTGATGATGGGTCGTCTGCATCAGCCGGAGTTAGAAGAGGAATGGGATCGCTGAAAGAGCCATCAAGCTATGAGAAACAGCTCGTTGCCCTAGGGCGAACGGTACAATCTCTACGTGAGGAAAAAACAGTCGATGGCTTGATTAAAATTGCGCTGGAGTACTTCCAGGCAGAGTTCGATTATAGCCTGGTGTGGATTGGGCTGTACGATCGCTCCGAGCATCGGCTAATTGGGAAGGGCGGGCATTTGCCTAAAGCTGACGCAGCCGTACTCAAGCAGAAAATTACGCTGGAACCGGGCGATCTACTCGAACAGGTTGTAATTCAGCAGCGACCGATCGCCGTTGCCGACCTGCGGCAAGAATCTAGGGCAGGCGTCTGGCGCAGCATTGCCCAAAAAGCTGGAATTCAGGGAACTGCTATTTTCCCGGTGCGCCACCAGAATCAATGTCTGGGCGTGGTTATCTTAGGCGCAGTCCTCTGGGGTACCTCTCCCCATGCCGAGGAAAAAACGCGACTGTCTATGGTGCTGGGCGGCTTAGGAGAAGCCCTATTTCAAATTGAGACGGAGGCACAGCGACGACAGGCAAAACGTCCCGATGAACCGCTGCTGCTGCTGCTCTCTAAGCTGGGATCGCTGCCCACCCTGACAAAGCGACTGGAGGCGATCGTTGCGGAAACTCACCGCTTTGTTGCTCCCGATCGCACTAATATCTACTGGTACAAGCGAGAACAGCGCTATTTCTGGCGGAGGACCGGAAATCGAGTTCTGACACCGGGGGAGTCCGCCGATACCAAAATTGCCGTTCAGGACATCAACGGATTCTATCAATCTCTAGCTGCGGATCAGCTAATCTGCATTGGGGAAGCTACCAGCTCTTTTAAAGCTGATGGCACCACGCGATTCATGCAGCAGCTCCAGGCACAGTCGATTATTGCAGCTCCAATTCGATTTCAGGGAGAACTGCACGGATTCTTGACTGTTGAAGGCGCAGACCCGCGAATCTGGCTGGAGGAGGAAAAGAACTATGTGCGCGGCATTGCCCAGCTGATTGCCCTAGCCGCACCCCTGGAAGAAATGGAAGAAACCATCCAGCAGGTGAAGCAGGATCATCTCTTGACCGTGGAGCTTTCCCGCGCTCTATACAGCGAAGAAGACTGGCGGAACACTCTCCGCTCCTGTGCAGAGCAGGTTTGCCAGCGGCTCAAGGTCGAACGGTTTCTGGTGCTGCTCCATAGCGGCAGTCCAAACGAGGGGCGGGAGCAATTTGATATTTGTTTTCAGTATCAGCCGAAGAGCCGCCGTCCCATTCCTGATCCCCTGATGTCCCTCAGCCCGGTGGATTGGCAAATGCTTGAACGATCGAGTGAGGCGATCGGCATTGAGAATCTGGAAGACGATCTGAAGCTGATGTCCTGGCGGAAGTCCTTCCTCGACCTGGAAGTGCGATCGCTCCTGATCTGCAATAGTGCGATCGGAAAACCGCTGGAAGGATTAGTCCTGGTTGCCCATGAATCAACTCGAAGCTGGAGCCACGCCGAACGGGAGCTATTGCGGGTTATCAGTCAGCAAATTGGACTGCTTCTGCATCAGTTTCAGCTTCAGCGACAGACGGATCAGCTCCAGAAGAATGTGCAGACCGTGCAGTGGGGCTTGACGACCATGCAGCAGGCAACCGACCTGGAAGCCCTGGAACAAGCAACTATGGAGCAGGTAGCTCAGTTACTTCAGGTGCCTTTGGCAGCGCTGATTAGCTGGCAACCGGGACGCACGATGGCGAAACTTTCAACCGCAGTGGTGGCAAAACCGGGCTTTCGGGTCGCAACCGAGCTACCGATCCCCATCTATACCGACCTGCTGATTCAGTCTGCGCTCCAAAACGATGGGCTGCTCACACTCCCGATCGAGGATATTCCTCCCGAAACGCGCCAATGGCTTAATGGTCCTGAGATCGAGAAACTGCTGGTACTGACCTTACGAACCGCACCAGACCATGAACCCTCCGCGATCGTGTTGATTGGCACCGAGTCCACTGCCCGTCCCTGGACAGAGAGCCAGCTGACCGCTCTGGGTACCCTGATGACGCAGTTTGGCTGGTGTCGCCGCTACCTTATCTTGACCCAAACGCTGCTCGGTCAGCGTCAGCAGCTGACGTGCCTGAACTGGTACAAAGTGCGTCGGCTGGAGGAAGTCTACCGGATTCTGAATATCGCGCTACGGCGACTCAATGAGCTGAGCCAATCGAAGGATGGCACCACCGGAATGCGCTATCAGCAAACGTTGCGCCATCTGGGAAATACGCTGACTTCGCTCACGCCCGTTTTGAAGAATGAACGCTGGCAGATTAATCAAGACTACGAATCCATTCCGCTGGCAAGCCTGTTGAAACGATCGCTGGAGCGTGTGAATCCCATTGTCAAGCAGCGGCAGCTCTGGTCACAGGTTCACAATGAAGCCAGCCTCAGTATTGAAGGCGATATCGCCAAAATTGAGTTTGTGCTGTACGAAATTCTGAGTGCTGCCTGCCATCGATCGCCCGCAGGGGGAAGGCTAGATGTCTGGTGTCGGCAGGTTGAAGACCAATGGCTGGAGTTGTCTATTACCGACCACGGGGCGATCGAACAGCGGTTGCTGGAAGAACTGGAAACGGGACGACTGGTGGATCTACTCGCTCCCTCTACCCTGGATCAGCCTCCTGGACTCCATCTCTACGCCTGCCAAACGCTAATGCAGCAACTTGGCGGTGAGTGCAAGCTATATCGCCTGGAGGACAACCGAATTTTGAGCCGACTCCTGATTCCGATCGCAATCTGCATTCCTGGTACGCAGATCAATCGCAGCGACGGTATGAGCACCTTTTTCTAG
- a CDS encoding sugar transferase translates to MISSDALKELSPEKLKLTHARAVLKPQKVHPSVNSTAKRCVDILGALVGLGITGAVLIPLVIAMQIDNPGPVFYSQVRCGLHGRPFRIWKFRSMVVGADRLKHLVNNEAKGNIFKNRNDPRVTRVGRFIRKTSLDEFPQFWNVLKGEMSLVGTRPPTVDEVMQYEQHHFQRLLVKPGITGEWQANGRSQVEDFEQIVQMDITYQQKWSFFYDIMLIVKTIQAVFKKEGAY, encoded by the coding sequence ATGATTTCCTCAGACGCCTTAAAAGAACTCTCTCCTGAAAAGCTCAAGCTGACCCATGCAAGGGCTGTCCTGAAGCCTCAGAAGGTTCACCCTTCTGTCAACAGCACGGCAAAACGGTGTGTTGATATTCTAGGTGCGCTCGTTGGGCTGGGAATTACGGGAGCAGTTTTAATCCCGTTGGTGATTGCAATGCAGATTGATAACCCCGGTCCAGTTTTCTACAGCCAGGTTCGCTGCGGTTTACATGGTCGCCCATTCCGCATCTGGAAATTCCGCTCGATGGTGGTGGGAGCCGATCGCCTCAAGCATCTGGTGAATAACGAAGCAAAGGGCAATATTTTCAAGAACCGGAATGATCCCCGTGTAACAAGAGTTGGACGGTTTATTCGCAAAACCAGTCTGGATGAATTTCCTCAGTTCTGGAACGTTCTAAAAGGCGAGATGAGCTTGGTGGGAACCCGTCCGCCCACCGTGGATGAGGTGATGCAATATGAGCAGCACCATTTCCAGCGATTGCTAGTTAAGCCCGGTATTACGGGAGAATGGCAGGCAAACGGACGATCGCAGGTTGAGGATTTTGAACAGATTGTCCAAATGGACATTACCTATCAGCAAAAATGGTCTTTTTTCTACGACATTATGCTAATCGTGAAAACGATTCAGGCGGTCTTTAAGAAAGAAGGAGCTTACTAA
- a CDS encoding quinone-dependent dihydroorotate dehydrogenase, with product MNPSDFPPDLYQSLLRPLLFSGRFGDPEQLHHRAIHLLEWLDREQPTQQGLRNVLSQTCCLSDPGLQQRLWNLHFPNPIGLAAGFDKDGVASGVWSALGFGFAELGTVTRHPQPGNPQPRLFRLPQDRAILNRMGFNNQGAAALAERLRTKHDRGFSSTIPLGINLGKSKITPLEEAADDYAASFRLLQDLGDYFVVNVSSPNTPGLRSLQATEQLEPILAALQAENQSQKPLLIKIAPDLEWEAIESVLALAQRHHLAGIIATNTTIRRDLLQTERLTATGNLITEEAGGISGAPIRDRSTEIIRFIYRQTQGDLPIIGVGGVFTAADAWEKITAGATLVQIYTGWIYEGPWMVKRVLAGLSEKLRIEGIPTLQDAIGISAHSPTPLTPA from the coding sequence TTGAATCCTTCAGATTTCCCCCCAGACCTCTATCAGTCCCTTCTGCGACCGCTGCTCTTTTCCGGTCGGTTTGGCGATCCGGAGCAGCTGCATCATCGCGCAATCCATTTGCTGGAGTGGCTCGATCGGGAGCAACCAACCCAGCAGGGACTCCGGAACGTTTTGAGCCAAACCTGCTGCCTGAGTGACCCAGGACTGCAACAAAGACTGTGGAATCTCCATTTTCCCAATCCTATTGGACTGGCAGCGGGCTTCGACAAAGACGGGGTTGCTTCTGGCGTCTGGTCTGCCCTGGGTTTTGGTTTTGCCGAACTGGGGACTGTAACCCGCCACCCGCAGCCCGGAAACCCCCAACCCCGTTTGTTTAGACTGCCACAGGATCGGGCAATTCTAAACCGGATGGGTTTCAATAACCAGGGGGCAGCGGCACTGGCAGAACGGCTGCGGACAAAGCACGATCGCGGCTTCTCATCGACAATCCCACTGGGAATTAACCTGGGTAAGTCCAAGATTACGCCATTAGAGGAAGCTGCTGATGACTATGCTGCCAGTTTCCGCTTACTGCAAGACCTGGGCGACTATTTTGTTGTCAACGTCTCTTCCCCTAATACTCCTGGACTGCGATCGCTTCAGGCAACGGAACAGCTTGAGCCTATCCTGGCAGCACTGCAAGCAGAGAATCAGTCCCAAAAGCCTTTGCTGATCAAGATTGCGCCCGATCTGGAGTGGGAGGCGATCGAGTCGGTTCTGGCACTGGCACAGCGGCATCACCTGGCGGGCATCATTGCTACCAATACGACAATCCGCCGGGATCTGCTGCAAACTGAACGATTGACCGCCACTGGCAATTTGATCACTGAGGAGGCAGGAGGCATTAGCGGCGCACCGATTCGCGATCGCTCCACGGAAATCATCCGTTTTATCTATCGTCAAACCCAGGGCGACCTTCCTATTATCGGGGTGGGCGGCGTTTTTACCGCAGCCGATGCCTGGGAAAAGATCACCGCAGGTGCCACTCTCGTCCAGATCTACACTGGCTGGATCTACGAAGGTCCCTGGATGGTTAAGCGCGTCCTTGCCGGACTCTCGGAAAAACTGCGAATCGAAGGCATCCCCACCTTGCAAGACGCGATCGGCATCAGCGCCCATTCCCCCACCCCCTTAACCCCCGCCTGA
- a CDS encoding HpsJ family protein, with translation MKAVLSPTGYAALILKLIGGLMVMGSIADCLVLLIPPNFLDQEWLTALIRGWILYGPIPLIGFALLLLGVWIESLSPSFSPSPIADRPAGKKASKRAGKRSAQSPFVSSITFLSLCYCILFLLMVPLYFNSSRLASASATRNLNQQAQQAEQALNDRLDQRREQINLLISDSAQRQAFRAQLEDSSQNSLSPEQQTELQQLLDLVQRVQKDPSVLEEELTQAQQAGLEEIKAEQQQQRDRITAETRKLRLHTILTALILAIGFGGIAWTGMALPQKRPVRRKAQA, from the coding sequence ATGAAAGCTGTTTTATCTCCTACAGGCTATGCTGCCCTGATCCTGAAACTGATTGGCGGACTGATGGTGATGGGTTCGATCGCAGATTGCCTGGTTCTTCTGATTCCCCCCAATTTTTTAGATCAGGAGTGGCTTACAGCGCTGATTCGCGGCTGGATTTTGTATGGTCCCATTCCTTTGATTGGGTTTGCGTTGCTGTTGTTAGGAGTATGGATTGAGTCGCTCTCGCCCAGTTTTTCTCCCAGTCCGATCGCGGATCGTCCGGCAGGCAAGAAGGCAAGTAAGAGAGCAGGCAAACGATCGGCGCAGTCTCCCTTTGTCAGCAGCATTACGTTCCTCTCCCTGTGCTACTGCATTCTATTTCTGCTGATGGTGCCCCTCTACTTCAACAGCAGTCGGCTGGCAAGCGCAAGCGCAACCCGCAACCTGAATCAGCAGGCACAGCAGGCAGAACAAGCATTGAACGATCGTCTCGATCAGCGGCGGGAACAGATCAATCTTCTTATTTCCGATTCTGCTCAGCGTCAGGCATTTCGCGCGCAGCTAGAGGATTCCTCCCAGAATTCGCTATCCCCCGAACAGCAGACCGAACTTCAGCAGCTTCTCGATCTAGTGCAGCGCGTTCAAAAGGATCCCTCTGTTCTAGAAGAAGAACTGACCCAGGCACAGCAGGCAGGACTGGAGGAAATTAAAGCGGAGCAGCAGCAACAGCGCGATCGCATCACGGCAGAAACGCGCAAGCTGAGACTCCATACCATTTTGACAGCGCTGATTTTAGCGATCGGCTTTGGGGGCATTGCCTGGACGGGAATGGCTTTACCGCAGAAGCGCCCCGTTCGTCGGAAAGCACAGGCTTAG
- a CDS encoding cobyrinic acid a,c-diamide synthase → MSVLPCMNRSSSQFSSGLPAESVDLEFPEGIIAPRRRGSGSNDPILSKLPIAARTWVESLPWQQRRYVLSLCHLICAASAEAQAEFLDDYTADGVVSKKLEDQETKQRVSQYLREFHIETKLTEAVLRHYIRQFYIHSAQDTRRQPDLYLQSALKLVLSSEEGNHVFSYILGFELLKMMFQMSWSQHERLYRLQRNQEEFIQIFIKPIQYAHRINNIIVPKDAEVFFAKRSYFVQQPEIPERKLVELVIATFPADRTSQFGFSVIRHRNSLCFDYELIYAPEGDSLLL, encoded by the coding sequence TTGTCCGTACTGCCTTGTATGAATCGATCGTCGTCTCAGTTTTCGTCCGGTCTGCCTGCTGAGTCCGTTGATTTGGAGTTTCCTGAAGGAATTATCGCGCCTCGACGCAGGGGTTCTGGCTCGAATGATCCGATTCTCTCGAAATTACCGATCGCCGCCCGAACCTGGGTGGAAAGTTTGCCCTGGCAGCAGCGACGCTATGTGCTGTCCCTCTGTCATTTGATTTGTGCGGCATCAGCTGAAGCACAGGCGGAATTTTTAGATGACTATACCGCCGATGGGGTGGTGTCGAAGAAGCTGGAGGATCAGGAAACCAAGCAGCGGGTGAGCCAATATCTGCGGGAGTTCCATATTGAAACTAAGCTCACGGAAGCCGTCCTGCGGCACTATATTCGCCAGTTCTATATCCATTCTGCCCAGGACACCCGCCGACAGCCCGACCTATATCTACAGTCTGCGCTGAAGCTCGTCCTCAGCAGCGAGGAGGGCAATCATGTATTTAGCTATATTCTGGGCTTTGAACTGCTGAAGATGATGTTTCAAATGAGCTGGAGCCAGCATGAACGGCTATATCGGCTTCAGCGCAACCAGGAGGAGTTCATCCAGATCTTTATTAAACCCATTCAGTATGCGCACCGGATCAATAACATCATTGTGCCCAAGGATGCAGAGGTGTTTTTTGCCAAGCGCAGCTACTTCGTGCAGCAGCCTGAAATCCCGGAGAGAAAGCTAGTTGAACTGGTGATTGCAACGTTTCCCGCCGATCGCACGTCCCAATTCGGGTTTAGCGTGATTCGGCATCGGAATTCGCTGTGTTTTGACTATGAGTTAATTTATGCGCCGGAGGGGGATAGCCTGTTGCTGTAA
- the pyrE gene encoding orotate phosphoribosyltransferase, with product MSEMTIAPIEATPEEISLVTQADLPELRNYLLDLFCKFAYREGDFVLSSGQRSDYYINGKQVTLHPLGSVAVGRVVLSMLPSDTVAVAGLTLGADPIVSATSVAAAYAGRAIAPLIVRKEAKGHGTQAYIEGLPLPEGSPVVVLEDVVTTGQSALKAVDRLKQAGYQVTQVISLVDRHQGGAELYQQQNLDFQAIFSIQDLKQHWANRRSA from the coding sequence ATGAGCGAAATGACGATCGCCCCGATTGAAGCAACCCCTGAAGAAATTTCCCTGGTGACGCAGGCGGATTTGCCGGAACTGAGGAATTATTTGCTGGATTTGTTCTGCAAGTTTGCCTATCGAGAAGGGGATTTTGTGCTGTCTTCGGGGCAGCGCAGCGACTATTACATTAACGGCAAGCAGGTAACGCTGCATCCGCTGGGAAGTGTGGCGGTGGGTCGGGTCGTGCTGTCGATGTTGCCGTCGGATACGGTAGCGGTGGCAGGACTGACGCTGGGGGCTGATCCGATCGTGTCTGCGACCAGTGTGGCAGCAGCTTATGCGGGACGGGCGATCGCGCCGTTGATTGTCAGAAAAGAAGCGAAAGGGCACGGGACACAGGCATATATTGAAGGCTTGCCGTTGCCGGAGGGCAGTCCAGTCGTGGTGCTGGAGGATGTGGTAACCACGGGACAATCCGCTCTGAAAGCGGTCGATCGGTTAAAGCAGGCAGGCTATCAGGTGACGCAGGTGATTTCCCTGGTCGATCGGCATCAGGGGGGCGCGGAGCTTTATCAGCAGCAAAATCTGGACTTCCAGGCGATTTTTTCGATTCAGGATCTTAAGCAGCACTGGGCAAATCGTCGCAGCGCTTAA
- the trpS gene encoding tryptophan--tRNA ligase, with amino-acid sequence MAKPRVLSGIQPTGELHLGNYLGAIRNWVEIQQDYDSFLFMADLHAITVPHDPTQLAANTYKVAAMYLACGISLDHATIFVQSHVPAHTELAWLFNCITPLNWLDDMVQFKEKAIKQGENVSAGLLTYPVLQASDILLYEPDKVPVGEDQKQHLELTRDIAARLNYLYGKEDQPILKLPDPMIRREGARVMSLTDGTKKMSKSDPSDASRINLLDPPDEIQRKVKRCKTDSVRGLTFDDADRPECNNLLSLYMILSGQTKEAVTAECADMGWGQFKPLFTDTLINALQPIQEKYHAIMNDKGYLESVLRDGREKAESIANVTLAKVKDALGYSKPL; translated from the coding sequence ATGGCTAAGCCGCGTGTGCTTTCAGGAATTCAGCCGACGGGTGAACTGCACCTGGGCAACTATCTGGGCGCGATTCGCAACTGGGTCGAGATTCAGCAGGACTACGACAGCTTCCTGTTTATGGCAGATCTGCACGCCATCACTGTACCCCATGACCCCACTCAGCTTGCCGCCAATACCTACAAAGTTGCGGCGATGTATCTGGCTTGTGGCATCAGTCTCGACCACGCCACGATTTTTGTACAGTCCCACGTTCCTGCCCACACGGAGCTGGCATGGCTATTTAACTGTATTACGCCGCTGAACTGGCTGGACGATATGGTGCAGTTCAAGGAGAAGGCAATCAAGCAGGGGGAAAACGTGAGTGCGGGACTGCTGACCTATCCGGTACTGCAAGCGTCGGACATTCTGCTGTACGAGCCGGATAAAGTTCCCGTCGGCGAAGACCAGAAGCAGCACTTAGAGCTAACCCGCGATATCGCTGCCCGTCTGAACTACCTGTACGGCAAGGAGGATCAGCCCATCCTCAAACTCCCTGATCCGATGATTCGTCGCGAAGGGGCACGGGTCATGAGCCTCACGGACGGCACGAAGAAAATGTCCAAGTCCGATCCCTCGGATGCCAGCCGGATTAATCTGCTCGATCCGCCCGACGAAATTCAGCGCAAGGTCAAACGCTGTAAAACTGATTCGGTACGCGGACTCACCTTCGACGACGCCGATCGCCCAGAGTGCAATAACCTCCTTTCTCTTTACATGATCCTGTCGGGACAAACCAAAGAAGCCGTCACCGCCGAATGTGCCGATATGGGCTGGGGACAGTTCAAACCCCTTTTCACCGACACCCTGATCAACGCCCTCCAGCCAATCCAGGAGAAATATCACGCCATCATGAACGACAAAGGCTACCTGGAATCCGTGCTGCGCGACGGTCGGGAAAAGGCAGAGTCGATCGCCAACGTTACCCTGGCAAAGGTGAAAGATGCGCTGGGCTATTCCAAACCGCTGTAG
- a CDS encoding RelA/SpoT family protein yields MNVATATIPDDIALPAWLKECLIEHRSPLACAEPDPTPSDISLVCQAFDFAYCLHQGQKRASGEPYIAHPVAVAGLLRDLGGSAPMIAAGFLHDVIEDTDVTGEEIEQRFGSEVRRLVEGVTKLSKFNFSSKTERQAENFRRMFLAMAQDIRVIVVKLADRLHNMRTLEHLADDKRRRIAMETREIFAPLANRLGIGRFKWELEDLSFKYLEPDAYKQIKKLVADKRTDREARLELVTDTLRERLDQLGIHCYDISGRPKHLYGIYQKMQRQQKSFEEIYDIAAVRVIVDTNDECYRTLAVVHDAFCPIPGRFKDYIGLPKPNRYQSLHTAVMGTTGRPIEVQIRTLEMHHVAEYGIAAHWKYKEAGNSHTRLSTDDEKFTWLRQLLDWQNDLKDAQEYLDSVKNNLFADDVYVFTPTGDVVALGQGATPVDFAYRIHTEVGNHCAGARVNDRMVTLDTVLKNGDIVEIITQKNSHPSLDWLNFVVTPGARNRILQWYKRSHRDENLQRGREMLEKELGKRGFEALLKSSPMQAAAERCNYQSAEDLLAALGYGEVTLNLVLNRLREAIKATQPIAPAPPAEEVQTLLMPSNAPAPAAPSHGKDSPIAGVEGLLHSLAKCCNPVPGEPIIGVVTMGSRGISIHRQGCSNTESIPGDRLIPVSWNPVDSKQARPHTYPVEVEIDVIDRVGVLKDILSRLSDYRINVRSAQVKTVPGQTAKINLGIDIVDHAQLERTFTQIRKMSDVIKLRRVSEVNE; encoded by the coding sequence ATGAATGTAGCCACCGCCACAATTCCCGACGACATCGCCTTACCCGCCTGGCTCAAGGAATGTTTGATTGAGCATCGATCTCCCCTTGCCTGTGCAGAACCCGACCCCACACCCAGCGATATTTCCCTGGTTTGTCAGGCGTTTGATTTTGCCTACTGCCTGCATCAGGGACAGAAACGCGCCTCCGGTGAACCCTACATTGCCCATCCGGTTGCCGTTGCAGGGCTGCTGCGAGATCTGGGGGGCAGTGCACCGATGATTGCAGCGGGTTTTCTGCACGATGTGATCGAAGATACGGATGTCACAGGGGAAGAAATCGAACAGCGGTTTGGGTCTGAGGTACGGCGGCTGGTTGAGGGGGTCACAAAGCTTTCTAAATTCAACTTCTCCAGTAAAACTGAGCGGCAGGCGGAAAATTTCCGGCGGATGTTCCTGGCAATGGCGCAGGATATTCGGGTCATTGTGGTCAAACTTGCCGATCGCCTCCACAATATGCGAACGCTGGAACATCTGGCGGACGATAAGCGGCGGCGGATTGCAATGGAAACAAGGGAAATTTTCGCGCCTCTGGCAAACCGTTTGGGGATCGGACGATTCAAATGGGAGCTGGAGGATTTGTCGTTTAAATACCTGGAGCCAGACGCTTATAAGCAGATCAAGAAGCTCGTTGCCGATAAGCGCACCGATCGCGAAGCCCGTCTGGAACTGGTGACAGATACCCTGCGGGAACGGCTCGATCAGCTCGGCATTCACTGCTACGACATTAGCGGTCGCCCCAAGCATCTGTATGGCATTTATCAAAAGATGCAGCGGCAGCAGAAAAGCTTCGAGGAGATCTACGATATTGCCGCAGTGCGGGTGATCGTCGATACGAACGATGAATGCTATCGCACCCTGGCGGTCGTTCACGATGCCTTTTGCCCGATTCCGGGTCGCTTTAAGGACTATATTGGTTTACCTAAGCCCAACCGCTACCAGTCTCTCCATACGGCAGTGATGGGTACGACGGGCAGACCGATCGAAGTCCAGATCCGGACGCTGGAAATGCACCACGTTGCCGAATACGGGATCGCGGCTCACTGGAAATATAAGGAAGCAGGCAATAGCCATACCCGTCTTTCCACAGACGACGAGAAATTTACCTGGCTGCGGCAGCTCCTCGACTGGCAGAACGATCTCAAGGACGCGCAGGAATACCTGGACAGCGTTAAGAATAATCTGTTCGCCGATGATGTCTACGTCTTCACTCCGACCGGAGATGTCGTCGCACTGGGTCAAGGTGCAACCCCTGTAGATTTCGCCTATCGGATTCATACGGAGGTCGGCAATCACTGTGCTGGAGCAAGGGTGAACGATCGCATGGTGACGCTGGACACGGTGCTGAAGAACGGCGACATTGTGGAGATCATCACTCAGAAGAACTCCCACCCCAGTTTGGACTGGCTAAACTTCGTTGTGACGCCGGGGGCACGCAACCGCATTCTTCAGTGGTATAAGCGATCCCACCGAGACGAAAATCTTCAGCGGGGACGGGAAATGCTGGAGAAGGAACTGGGCAAGCGCGGCTTTGAGGCACTGCTCAAGTCCAGTCCTATGCAGGCAGCGGCAGAGCGATGTAACTACCAGTCGGCGGAAGATTTGCTAGCGGCGTTAGGTTATGGCGAAGTTACGCTCAACCTCGTCCTGAATCGACTGCGGGAAGCCATCAAAGCGACTCAGCCGATCGCCCCTGCTCCCCCTGCCGAGGAAGTGCAAACCCTGCTGATGCCCTCGAATGCTCCGGCTCCGGCGGCTCCATCCCACGGCAAGGATTCTCCCATTGCTGGCGTTGAAGGGCTGCTCCACTCCCTGGCGAAATGCTGCAATCCAGTCCCCGGCGAACCGATTATTGGCGTGGTAACGATGGGCAGTCGGGGTATTTCGATCCATCGGCAGGGCTGTAGCAACACGGAGTCCATTCCGGGCGATCGGTTGATTCCCGTGAGCTGGAATCCGGTAGACAGCAAACAAGCTCGTCCACACACCTATCCAGTGGAGGTCGAAATTGACGTGATCGATCGCGTGGGTGTGCTAAAGGATATTCTCTCTCGTCTTAGCGACTACCGGATCAACGTCCGCAGCGCCCAGGTGAAAACTGTTCCGGGACAGACGGCAAAAATCAACCTGGGGATCGACATTGTGGATCATGCTCAGCTAGAGCGCACCTTTACACAGATTCGCAAAATGAGCGATGTGATCAAACTGCGCCGCGTTAGCGAGGTTAACGAGTAG